The following coding sequences lie in one Candidatus Eisenbacteria bacterium genomic window:
- a CDS encoding sulfatase-like hydrolase/transferase gives MWWGVCATLLLFLPLGCARPPLLPGVNLILITIDTLRADRLATYGYPGALTPNMDRLARQGVFFPEMVASVPLTLPSHTSFLTGLSPSRHGVHDNGAYSLDPERITLAERLSAGGYRTAAIVSSFQLDKKYGLDQGFDEYDDTMPDLFTIYDQRIARGPRGSQISRNADQRRANEVNARVRAWLAQGGSEPFFLWLHYFDPHETYDPPPPYDGLFPERSWPDRQYDGEVAFLDRAIGELEWMLREKGLWERTLIVLSADHGEGLGQHREMYHDTFLYESTLRIPLIIGGGALPPAWPRLVESPARSVDVFPTLLELTGLPGAEETQGKSLVPLLLGEERNRKLVNYVETYSPGHHAASRLFGVQDGDWKYIEAPKPELYNLAADPGETENLFMLERSRAREMQDFVDEWKPSEEREEEEIDEETRERLEAIGYIQRDGPADASATETEEDPKDLVPCIDGLHRAMAYYTYGELDSSLEVLYELAEICPGRQRIYDNIGNLLITTGRYADAVDFFVSLLERAPAYAKGYFWIGMAYRRGGENREAVHWFLRGLEKDGRMQDAAYNLGLTLRDLGLTREAIGAFQGAVSVAPGTRIGKMAAGALDELRRAAAENGETAEPR, from the coding sequence GTGTGGTGGGGCGTTTGCGCGACCCTCCTCCTCTTCCTTCCCCTGGGATGCGCGCGCCCCCCTCTTCTGCCCGGCGTGAATCTGATCCTGATCACCATCGACACCCTCCGGGCGGACAGGCTCGCCACATATGGATACCCGGGAGCCCTCACCCCGAACATGGACCGTCTCGCACGGCAGGGGGTTTTCTTTCCGGAAATGGTCGCCAGCGTCCCTCTCACTCTCCCCTCCCACACCAGCTTTCTCACGGGGCTCTCCCCCTCCCGCCACGGAGTCCACGACAACGGCGCCTACAGTCTGGACCCGGAGAGGATCACCCTGGCGGAGCGCCTGAGCGCCGGGGGTTATCGGACCGCGGCGATCGTCTCCTCCTTCCAGCTCGATAAGAAGTACGGCCTCGACCAAGGGTTCGACGAGTACGACGACACGATGCCCGATCTTTTCACCATCTACGACCAGCGGATCGCGCGGGGCCCGAGGGGGAGCCAGATCTCCCGGAACGCGGATCAGCGCCGGGCGAACGAGGTGAACGCCCGCGTCCGCGCGTGGCTCGCACAGGGAGGCTCGGAGCCCTTTTTCCTTTGGCTCCACTATTTCGATCCCCACGAAACCTACGACCCGCCTCCCCCCTACGACGGTCTCTTTCCCGAAAGGAGCTGGCCGGATCGCCAGTACGACGGCGAGGTCGCCTTTCTGGATCGGGCGATCGGCGAGCTGGAGTGGATGCTGCGCGAGAAGGGTCTCTGGGAGAGAACGCTGATCGTGCTCTCCGCCGATCACGGCGAGGGACTCGGCCAGCACCGCGAGATGTACCACGACACTTTCCTTTATGAATCCACGTTGCGCATCCCCCTGATCATCGGCGGCGGCGCCCTCCCCCCCGCTTGGCCGCGGCTGGTCGAGTCGCCGGCCCGAAGCGTGGATGTCTTTCCCACCCTCCTCGAGCTGACCGGCCTCCCCGGCGCGGAAGAGACGCAGGGGAAAAGCCTGGTCCCCCTCCTGCTGGGGGAGGAGCGAAACCGGAAGCTGGTCAATTACGTCGAAACCTATTCGCCGGGTCACCACGCCGCGAGCCGGCTCTTCGGCGTCCAGGATGGGGACTGGAAGTACATCGAGGCGCCCAAGCCGGAGCTGTACAACCTGGCGGCCGATCCGGGCGAAACGGAAAACCTGTTTATGCTGGAGCGAAGCCGGGCCCGGGAGATGCAGGATTTCGTCGACGAGTGGAAACCGAGTGAGGAGCGGGAGGAGGAGGAGATCGACGAGGAAACGCGGGAGCGTCTCGAAGCGATCGGGTACATCCAGAGGGACGGGCCGGCGGACGCATCGGCGACGGAAACGGAGGAGGACCCCAAGGATCTGGTCCCCTGCATCGACGGTCTTCACCGGGCTATGGCCTACTACACCTACGGCGAGTTGGACTCCTCCCTGGAGGTGCTCTACGAGCTTGCCGAGATCTGCCCCGGCCGCCAACGAATCTACGACAACATCGGCAACCTGCTGATCACCACCGGGCGTTACGCCGACGCGGTCGATTTCTTCGTCTCGCTGCTGGAGCGCGCTCCCGCATACGCCAAGGGGTACTTCTGGATCGGCATGGCCTACCGGCGCGGGGGCGAGAACCGGGAGGCGGTCCACTGGTTCCTGCGCGGTCTTGAAAAAGACGGGAGGATGCAGGACGCGGCGTACAACCTGGGGTTGACGCTGAGAGACCTGGGATTGACACGCGAAGCGATAGGCGCTTTCCAGGGGGCGGTCTCCGTCGCGCCGGGGACACGGATCGGGAAGATGGCGGCGGGGGCGCTCGACGAGCTACGACGCGCCGCCGCCGAAAACGGCGAAACCGCCGAACCGCGCTGA
- the mraZ gene encoding division/cell wall cluster transcriptional repressor MraZ gives MGRLLGRYQATLDEKGRTNIPARIRRVLSPDPESPIIITRGYDDCLAVYPLAEWEAVEKDLRALPYNVGNTRLFAREMASHAVEAGLDRSGRILIPREHREWAHLEKDILVLGVITHLELFNPEIYERYRSGYGMTYEGVAEEMQKYRSTGRQE, from the coding sequence GTGGGCAGACTACTCGGTCGCTACCAGGCCACATTGGACGAGAAGGGGAGAACCAACATCCCCGCCCGCATCCGGAGGGTTCTCTCACCCGACCCGGAATCGCCGATCATCATCACCCGCGGATACGATGACTGTCTCGCCGTCTATCCCCTCGCCGAATGGGAGGCGGTGGAAAAAGACCTTCGCGCCCTCCCCTACAACGTCGGCAACACTCGTCTCTTCGCGCGCGAAATGGCCTCCCACGCCGTGGAGGCCGGACTGGACCGGTCGGGGCGGATCCTGATCCCCCGGGAACACCGCGAGTGGGCTCACCTGGAGAAGGACATTCTCGTCCTCGGCGTCATCACGCATCTTGAACTGTTCAATCCTGAAATATACGAGCGGTATCGATCCGGATACGGCATGACCTACGAAGGGGTCGCCGAGGAGATGCAGAAGTACCGCTCCACCGGCCGGCAGGAATGA
- the rsmH gene encoding 16S rRNA (cytosine(1402)-N(4))-methyltransferase RsmH has protein sequence MIRSGDVPGRPEHVPVLLPETVEALRPFPGGLFVDGTLGPGGHAEAVLKDVRGIEAFVGIDRDGETLASARTRLAGISLPSRFAHGDFRDLVRLVGEEWLGRVGGVLLDLGVSSIHLDDPERGFSHGAEGPLDMRMNRRDEKSAFDVVNGYDEKRLADTIRRYGEERNARAIAREIVRERESGPIRDTARLARAAGRRIPARMRTKGLSRVFQAIRIEVNDELGALESGLDGALELLAPGGRLVVIAYHSLEDRIVKERFRQWERGCVCPPRAPVCLCGRGPLVRLPHRRAIRPGAEETARNPRARSARLRTAEKLGGGAARAGEEDLG, from the coding sequence ATGATCCGGAGCGGAGACGTTCCCGGGCGACCCGAACACGTGCCCGTCCTTCTGCCGGAGACCGTCGAGGCGCTGCGCCCCTTTCCGGGCGGGCTCTTCGTGGACGGCACACTCGGCCCGGGCGGCCACGCGGAGGCGGTGCTCAAGGATGTGCGGGGAATCGAAGCCTTCGTCGGCATCGATCGGGACGGCGAGACGCTCGCCTCGGCGCGGACACGACTCGCCGGAATCTCCTTACCATCCCGTTTCGCGCACGGCGATTTCCGCGACTTGGTCCGCCTGGTCGGAGAGGAATGGTTGGGAAGGGTCGGCGGCGTACTGCTCGACCTGGGCGTTTCGTCGATTCACCTGGATGATCCGGAACGCGGTTTCAGCCACGGCGCGGAGGGGCCACTCGACATGCGCATGAACCGTCGGGACGAAAAGAGCGCCTTCGACGTGGTGAACGGCTACGACGAGAAACGTCTCGCCGACACGATCCGGCGTTACGGCGAGGAGAGGAACGCCCGTGCGATCGCGCGGGAGATCGTTCGGGAAAGGGAGTCCGGACCGATCCGGGACACCGCCCGCCTCGCCCGGGCCGCGGGGCGCCGGATCCCGGCGCGCATGCGGACCAAGGGACTCTCCCGTGTTTTTCAGGCGATCCGGATCGAGGTGAACGACGAACTGGGCGCGCTCGAGTCCGGCCTGGACGGCGCGTTGGAGCTGCTCGCGCCGGGCGGACGTCTCGTCGTAATCGCCTATCACTCCCTCGAAGACAGGATCGTGAAGGAGCGTTTCCGGCAGTGGGAACGCGGCTGTGTCTGCCCGCCCCGGGCGCCGGTCTGTCTCTGCGGGCGCGGGCCGCTGGTTCGTCTCCCGCACCGGCGTGCGATCCGCCCCGGCGCGGAGGAGACGGCGCGAAATCCGCGAGCACGAAGCGCCCGGCTCCGCACGGCGGAAAAGCTCGGCGGCGGCGCGGCGCGAGCGGGGGAGGAGGATCTCGGATGA
- a CDS encoding transpeptidase family protein, with product MSPFGRKIRMFVVVTACLACWGVLFAGLVRTQIVRHEEYQNRAERQHTCRVEVPCDRGRILDRNGVLLAGTLSSPSIIANPSQIRNTAETAARLAPILGLSCSSIRSRISRGGHFVWLERKTEPAVAERALAENLPGVYTLPEKDRVHPRGELARLVVGITDVDNRGLEGVEKCFDDFLGGEPGWQVLQRIPERRSRSLPDFPAEPPRDGCDVVLTLDARIQSAVELELGRAVEEHGASWGMALAMDPATGEILALAATEPGAGAEAAALNRCVAAQFEPGSTYKLITYAAALEEGVVRPEDVFDAGGGKMNFGGYTIHDPKEYDSLTVREAFEFSSNIVTAQVALRLGAEALYSYSRAFGIGARTGVELPGEVTGMLRRPCEWSRRSLATVAIGHEVAVNLIQMVSAYAAVANDGVLMEPRIVREILSPEGKRIRGYPPVPVRRVVSRETASLLRDFLRGVVERGTGRAADLGVLQAAGKSGTAQMLEEGGGFSNRRYTSSFIGFVPVEEPRIVVAVVLVDLSGVFYGGLVAAPVFREILWKTACCDLSEPLRDVLERDAAGRWAMAERTCRLDPAPAPEARPGPAAAMPALVGLPLREAKRVLLDSGMRVRCEGTGTVTAQDPSPGVALQPGERSYLKGSGT from the coding sequence GTGAGTCCTTTCGGTCGAAAGATCCGCATGTTCGTGGTCGTGACGGCCTGCCTCGCCTGTTGGGGCGTCCTCTTCGCCGGTTTGGTGCGCACGCAGATCGTGCGGCACGAAGAGTACCAGAACCGGGCCGAGCGGCAGCACACCTGCCGCGTCGAGGTGCCCTGCGACCGTGGACGGATCCTGGACCGGAACGGTGTGTTACTCGCCGGTACCCTCTCCTCCCCTTCGATCATCGCCAACCCGAGCCAGATTCGGAACACGGCCGAAACCGCCGCGCGGCTCGCGCCGATTCTGGGGCTTTCCTGCTCGTCGATCCGGAGCCGCATCTCGCGCGGGGGACATTTCGTTTGGCTCGAAAGGAAAACCGAGCCCGCCGTCGCGGAGCGGGCGCTCGCCGAAAACCTCCCCGGCGTCTACACCCTCCCCGAAAAGGATCGTGTCCATCCGCGGGGGGAACTCGCCCGGCTGGTGGTGGGGATCACGGACGTGGACAACCGGGGGCTCGAGGGGGTGGAGAAGTGCTTCGACGATTTCCTCGGCGGCGAGCCGGGTTGGCAGGTGTTGCAGAGGATTCCCGAACGGCGGAGCCGAAGCCTCCCCGATTTTCCCGCGGAGCCTCCTCGGGACGGTTGCGACGTGGTGCTCACGCTGGACGCGCGCATCCAAAGCGCGGTGGAGCTTGAGCTGGGGCGGGCGGTGGAGGAGCACGGCGCTTCCTGGGGGATGGCGCTCGCCATGGACCCGGCCACGGGCGAGATTCTGGCGCTCGCCGCCACCGAGCCCGGCGCGGGGGCAGAGGCGGCGGCGCTGAACCGTTGTGTGGCGGCGCAGTTCGAACCGGGCTCCACGTACAAACTGATCACCTACGCCGCGGCGCTGGAGGAGGGAGTGGTCCGCCCGGAGGACGTTTTCGACGCCGGCGGCGGGAAGATGAATTTCGGCGGCTACACCATCCATGACCCGAAGGAATACGACAGCCTGACCGTCCGGGAGGCTTTCGAGTTTTCCTCCAATATCGTGACCGCCCAGGTGGCGCTTCGTCTCGGCGCGGAGGCGCTCTACTCCTATTCGCGCGCCTTCGGCATCGGCGCGCGCACCGGCGTGGAACTTCCCGGCGAAGTGACCGGGATGCTCCGCCGTCCCTGCGAGTGGAGCCGCCGCTCGCTCGCCACCGTGGCGATCGGCCACGAGGTGGCGGTCAATCTGATCCAGATGGTTTCCGCCTACGCCGCCGTCGCCAATGACGGCGTGCTGATGGAGCCGCGCATCGTCCGAGAGATCCTCTCGCCGGAGGGGAAACGGATCCGCGGTTACCCCCCCGTGCCGGTGCGCCGGGTCGTCTCGCGGGAGACGGCGTCGCTCCTGCGCGATTTTCTTCGAGGCGTGGTGGAGCGGGGGACCGGACGCGCCGCGGACCTCGGCGTGCTCCAGGCGGCGGGAAAGTCGGGAACGGCGCAGATGCTGGAAGAGGGGGGCGGCTTCTCGAACCGTCGATACACCTCCTCCTTTATCGGATTCGTGCCGGTGGAGGAACCGCGCATCGTCGTCGCGGTCGTGTTGGTCGACCTGTCGGGGGTGTTTTACGGCGGTCTGGTGGCCGCTCCCGTCTTCCGGGAGATCCTGTGGAAGACGGCCTGTTGCGACCTGAGCGAGCCTTTGCGGGACGTGCTCGAGAGGGACGCGGCGGGCCGATGGGCCATGGCCGAGCGGACGTGCCGCCTGGACCCGGCGCCGGCGCCCGAGGCGCGGCCGGGTCCGGCGGCGGCCATGCCCGCCCTCGTCGGCCTTCCCCTACGGGAGGCGAAGAGAGTGTTGCTCGATTCGGGAATGCGGGTGCGTTGCGAGGGGACGGGAACGGTGACGGCGCAGGATCCGTCGCCGGGGGTCGCCCTGCAGCCGGGGGAACGTTCGTATCTAAAGGGAAGCGGAACGTGA
- a CDS encoding UDP-N-acetylmuramoyl-L-alanyl-D-glutamate--2,6-diaminopimelate ligase — protein sequence MMTVENQAMRFDLLLEEAALPVKERVGDCAVPVRRITADSRAAGPESLFVALRGFRTDGHRFLREAAERGASAALVEQPNRAVRIPQAVVPDTRIALGEAADRLYGRPSRAIPVFGVTGTNGKTTVIHLLASILRSAGGRCGLLGTLGYKWDGESLEAPNTTPGPDVIHGLLARMRADGIDRVAMEVSSHAVSLKRVSGLKLQALALTNVTRDHLDFHRSEERYREAKRRLFFPELAGEDRVEVGAAVLNRDDPVGAELAAESPLPRITYSVGGDADLRGEILASEPEGLRLRLRYEGEEAETRLPMAGAFNAANALAAAGLALTAGVRLAEAAAGLAWAAPPPGRMERVAGDQDFTVIIDYAHTPDGFRQLLPAVRAFTVARLIVVFGCGGERDEGKRAIMGEIAGAGANLVVLTDDNPRGEDPAKIRAQVEEGLRKAGAIYQVIPDRREAIAHAFRVAAPGDTVVLAGKGHERYQIIGREKFSWDERATAEELLAEGGGGS from the coding sequence GTGATGACCGTGGAGAACCAGGCGATGCGTTTCGATCTCCTTCTCGAGGAGGCGGCGCTTCCGGTGAAAGAACGGGTGGGCGATTGCGCGGTGCCCGTCCGGCGGATCACGGCCGACTCCCGCGCCGCCGGTCCCGAGAGCCTCTTCGTCGCCCTCCGCGGTTTCCGCACAGACGGCCACCGCTTCCTCCGGGAAGCCGCGGAGCGGGGCGCCTCGGCGGCTCTGGTGGAGCAGCCGAACCGCGCCGTGCGGATCCCTCAAGCGGTTGTGCCGGACACGCGGATCGCCCTCGGTGAAGCGGCGGACCGTTTGTACGGAAGGCCGAGCCGGGCGATTCCGGTCTTCGGCGTGACCGGCACGAACGGCAAGACCACGGTGATCCATCTGCTCGCGTCGATCCTTCGCTCCGCCGGCGGGCGGTGCGGGCTCCTGGGCACCCTCGGATACAAGTGGGACGGCGAAAGCCTGGAGGCGCCGAACACGACGCCCGGTCCGGACGTGATCCACGGCCTGCTCGCGCGGATGCGGGCGGACGGGATCGATCGGGTCGCCATGGAGGTCTCCTCGCACGCCGTCTCACTGAAGCGTGTTTCCGGGCTCAAGCTCCAAGCGTTGGCGCTCACCAACGTCACCCGGGATCACCTCGACTTCCATCGGAGCGAGGAGCGCTACCGGGAAGCGAAGCGCCGTCTTTTCTTTCCGGAGCTCGCCGGAGAAGACAGAGTGGAGGTCGGCGCGGCGGTCTTGAACCGGGACGATCCGGTCGGCGCGGAGCTGGCGGCGGAATCCCCGCTGCCGCGGATCACCTATTCCGTCGGCGGCGACGCGGACCTTCGCGGAGAGATCCTCGCCTCCGAACCGGAAGGGCTCCGCCTCCGTCTCCGTTACGAGGGGGAGGAGGCGGAGACGCGCCTCCCCATGGCGGGCGCCTTCAACGCCGCGAACGCGCTCGCCGCCGCCGGACTCGCTCTCACCGCGGGGGTCCGCCTCGCGGAGGCGGCCGCCGGGCTCGCCTGGGCGGCTCCTCCTCCCGGAAGGATGGAGAGAGTCGCCGGCGACCAAGACTTCACCGTAATCATCGATTACGCCCACACGCCCGACGGATTCCGGCAACTCCTTCCCGCCGTCCGAGCCTTCACCGTGGCCCGGCTGATCGTCGTGTTCGGATGCGGCGGCGAGCGGGACGAGGGGAAGCGGGCGATCATGGGTGAGATCGCCGGGGCCGGGGCGAACCTGGTGGTTCTGACCGATGACAACCCGCGCGGGGAGGACCCGGCGAAGATTCGTGCGCAGGTCGAGGAGGGGTTGCGGAAAGCCGGCGCGATCTACCAGGTGATTCCGGACCGGAGGGAGGCGATCGCCCACGCTTTCCGCGTCGCCGCCCCGGGGGACACGGTGGTCCTCGCCGGCAAGGGACACGAGCGCTATCAGATCATCGGCCGCGAAAAATTCTCCTGGGACGAGCGGGCGACGGCGGAGGAGCTTCTCGCCGAAGGGGGGGGCGGATCGTGA
- the murF gene encoding UDP-N-acetylmuramoyl-tripeptide--D-alanyl-D-alanine ligase: MSAYTPERIADILQGELLASPAPAADCRGASVDTRRIRQGEIFFALVGERTDGHLFVEEAFRRGAEAAVVRRSRAGDLPATIDRGRVVAVEEPAAALEKLAAHHRDRLGARVLAVTGTNGKTTTKELIAAALRGAGRTASSPENWNTAIGVSLAILRVEEGTRWAVLELGISAPGEMIRLASIVRPDAAVFTNVRAAHLEGLGSLENTAREKCLLLNRLAPGGAVYANGDDPVLLRTIRLAGREPVTFGFCPECAIRPEKTDPWGDEGIRLEMPEGSSFRVDLYGNHQVPNLLAAIAVARGEGIDDGAIARGLRGFTPPPGRFRPIREEGVLFIDDTYNANVASVTGAIEFLARRPSGRRHLLFGDMMELGAEEERAHREVGMAAAGAGLDRLWLVGERTRHTAEAASAAGMPPERIVRCGEDREAWAERIAGELEPGDTLVAKASRAMAMERILRAVRRAYSAAARGSEA; this comes from the coding sequence GTGAGCGCCTACACCCCCGAACGCATCGCGGACATTCTTCAAGGGGAGCTTCTCGCCTCGCCCGCTCCTGCGGCCGATTGCCGGGGCGCCTCGGTCGACACCCGCCGGATCCGGCAAGGGGAGATCTTCTTCGCCCTCGTCGGCGAAAGGACCGACGGGCACCTCTTCGTAGAGGAGGCGTTCCGGAGGGGGGCGGAGGCGGCGGTGGTGCGGCGGTCCCGCGCGGGCGACCTGCCGGCGACGATCGACCGGGGCCGGGTGGTGGCGGTGGAGGAGCCGGCGGCGGCGCTGGAGAAACTCGCGGCGCATCACCGGGACCGCCTCGGCGCGCGGGTGCTGGCGGTGACCGGCACGAACGGCAAGACGACCACCAAGGAGCTGATCGCCGCGGCGCTTCGCGGAGCGGGGCGGACGGCATCGTCGCCGGAAAACTGGAACACGGCGATCGGCGTCTCTCTCGCGATCCTGCGCGTCGAGGAGGGGACCCGTTGGGCGGTGCTCGAACTGGGGATCAGCGCGCCGGGAGAGATGATCCGTCTCGCGTCCATCGTCCGTCCCGACGCGGCGGTGTTCACGAACGTCCGCGCCGCCCACCTGGAGGGGCTCGGATCGTTGGAGAACACGGCGCGGGAGAAGTGCCTGCTCCTCAACCGTCTCGCGCCCGGCGGGGCGGTGTACGCCAACGGCGACGATCCGGTTCTCCTTCGCACGATCCGCCTGGCCGGGCGGGAGCCGGTCACCTTCGGTTTCTGCCCGGAGTGCGCGATCCGTCCGGAGAAAACCGATCCCTGGGGGGACGAGGGGATCCGCCTCGAGATGCCCGAGGGCTCCTCCTTTCGAGTCGATTTATACGGAAATCATCAAGTCCCGAATCTACTCGCCGCGATCGCCGTGGCCCGCGGCGAGGGGATTGACGACGGCGCGATCGCCCGGGGACTGCGAGGATTCACCCCTCCGCCGGGAAGGTTCCGGCCGATCCGGGAGGAGGGAGTCCTCTTTATCGACGACACCTACAACGCGAATGTCGCTTCCGTCACCGGCGCGATCGAGTTTCTCGCGCGCCGCCCCTCCGGCCGCCGGCACCTTCTGTTCGGCGACATGATGGAGTTGGGCGCGGAGGAGGAACGGGCCCACCGGGAGGTGGGAATGGCCGCCGCCGGCGCCGGGCTGGACCGGCTCTGGCTCGTCGGGGAACGGACGCGGCACACCGCCGAGGCGGCCTCCGCCGCCGGCATGCCGCCGGAGCGGATCGTGCGGTGCGGAGAAGACCGAGAGGCGTGGGCGGAGCGGATCGCCGGCGAACTCGAGCCGGGGGACACGCTGGTCGCCAAGGCTTCCCGGGCGATGGCGATGGAACGGATTCTCCGCGCGGTGCGCCGGGCCTACTCGGCGGCGGCGCGCGGGAGCGAGGCGTAG
- a CDS encoding phospho-N-acetylmuramoyl-pentapeptide-transferase, whose translation MLYLLLYPLRDVYSFLNVFRYITFRSAYAAVSALLLCFLLGPWVIRRLRARQFVETGSDLTPDTHRAKRGTPTMGGILILFAILLPTLLWADLTNRYVQLALLSTVWLGAIGLLDDYLKSVRKLPKGLVGRYKLAGQIGLGVFLGVMLVHFAPEPEWATKTALPFLKDRTIDFRWFYVPFVVFVLTGSSNAVNLTDGLDGLAIGLTALAAFTFGVMAYVAGHAQFAGYLNIPFLKGVGELTVFCGSLAGAALGFLWWNTHPAQIFMGDTGSLALGGLLAVIAVFIKMEFLLALVGGVFVLEVLSVIIQVTSFRLRGKRVFRMAPLHHHFELMKWPEQKVVVRFWIIGILFALLSLSTLKLR comes from the coding sequence ATGCTTTATCTTTTGCTCTATCCGCTGCGGGACGTCTATTCGTTCCTCAACGTTTTTCGCTACATCACCTTCCGTTCCGCTTACGCGGCCGTCTCGGCGCTGCTCCTCTGCTTCCTGCTCGGGCCATGGGTGATCCGGCGGCTCCGGGCGAGACAGTTCGTCGAGACGGGGAGCGACCTCACTCCCGACACGCACCGTGCGAAGCGGGGAACGCCCACGATGGGGGGGATCCTGATCCTCTTCGCGATTCTGCTTCCCACCCTTCTCTGGGCGGACCTCACCAATCGGTACGTGCAGCTCGCCCTCCTCTCCACGGTCTGGCTCGGAGCCATCGGGCTATTGGACGACTATTTGAAATCGGTCCGTAAGCTCCCGAAGGGGCTGGTGGGACGGTACAAGCTGGCCGGGCAGATCGGCCTCGGCGTATTCCTCGGCGTGATGCTCGTTCACTTCGCGCCGGAGCCGGAATGGGCGACCAAGACGGCGCTCCCCTTCCTCAAGGACCGGACGATCGATTTTCGCTGGTTCTACGTTCCCTTCGTCGTCTTCGTGCTCACCGGGTCGTCGAACGCGGTGAACCTGACCGACGGTCTGGACGGCCTCGCCATCGGACTCACGGCTCTCGCCGCGTTCACGTTCGGCGTGATGGCCTACGTGGCCGGCCACGCCCAGTTCGCCGGATACCTGAACATTCCTTTCCTGAAGGGAGTGGGCGAGCTGACCGTCTTCTGCGGCTCTCTGGCCGGGGCGGCGCTCGGCTTCCTCTGGTGGAACACCCATCCGGCCCAGATCTTCATGGGCGACACCGGTTCGCTCGCGCTGGGCGGCCTCCTCGCGGTGATCGCCGTGTTCATCAAAATGGAGTTTCTCCTCGCTCTCGTCGGGGGCGTGTTCGTGCTCGAAGTGCTCTCGGTCATCATCCAGGTGACCTCCTTCCGCTTGCGCGGCAAGAGGGTTTTCCGCATGGCGCCGTTGCACCACCACTTCGAACTGATGAAGTGGCCCGAGCAGAAAGTGGTGGTCCGATTCTGGATCATCGGAATCCTATTCGCGTTGCTCTCGCTGAGCACGCTGAAGCTGCGGTAA
- the murD gene encoding UDP-N-acetylmuramoyl-L-alanine--D-glutamate ligase, with amino-acid sequence MKDEPKRTLVLGLARSGRGAVDLLLRLGTPPIGYDQRRPEDDEQRERIRLWESEGARFLFGEPDASMLSGVDRVVVSPGLPPGHLLLEEARRRGVEIIAEIELAFRVMDARLTAVTGTNGKSTTTTLIGEILKRDGRRTAVAGNIGRPLCDAVGPYRDFDEIVAEISSFQLEGVERFRPRLSVLLNVTEDHLDRHGTFEEYLRLKGRVFENQREGDWAVLNYDDPACRRMVRKGGARTAWISRTAQGGFPGVYLRYGEILSTLGGDEELVGLERDIAVPGPHNRTNALAATAIAKILGVPNNVIRTTLREFPGLEHRLERVETVRGIHFINDSKATNVESVYYALQSFDAPIVWIAGGRPKKPTFDTLRDLVAIHVRSMVLIGEARRLLEEAFPDVSDRYYADSMEQAVRIAYRVARKGDVVLLSPGCTSFDWYHDFEERGRDFKSEVRALAEREKHDEA; translated from the coding sequence ATGAAAGACGAACCGAAACGCACGCTGGTGTTGGGGCTCGCCCGGAGCGGGCGGGGGGCGGTGGACCTCTTGCTCCGCCTCGGGACCCCGCCCATCGGCTATGACCAACGCCGGCCGGAGGACGACGAGCAGCGCGAGAGGATCCGCCTCTGGGAATCGGAGGGGGCGCGCTTCCTTTTCGGTGAGCCGGATGCATCGATGCTGAGCGGCGTGGACCGCGTGGTGGTCAGCCCCGGCCTGCCGCCCGGCCACCTCCTCCTCGAGGAGGCGCGGCGGCGCGGCGTGGAGATCATCGCGGAGATCGAACTCGCTTTTCGCGTCATGGATGCGCGGCTCACCGCCGTGACCGGCACCAACGGCAAGTCGACCACCACGACGCTCATCGGCGAGATCCTGAAGCGGGACGGGCGGCGGACCGCCGTGGCGGGGAACATCGGTCGTCCCCTCTGCGACGCGGTCGGTCCCTACCGTGACTTCGACGAGATCGTGGCGGAGATCTCCAGCTTCCAGCTCGAGGGGGTGGAACGTTTCCGCCCGCGCCTCTCGGTGCTGCTGAACGTGACCGAGGACCACCTGGATCGACACGGCACATTCGAAGAATACCTTCGCCTCAAGGGGCGTGTTTTCGAGAACCAGCGAGAGGGGGACTGGGCGGTCCTCAATTACGACGATCCCGCCTGCCGGCGCATGGTCCGCAAGGGAGGAGCGCGGACGGCGTGGATCAGCCGGACCGCGCAGGGCGGATTCCCCGGCGTCTACCTGCGATACGGCGAGATTCTCTCCACGCTGGGCGGGGACGAGGAACTCGTCGGGTTGGAGAGGGACATCGCCGTGCCCGGTCCGCACAACCGGACCAACGCCCTCGCCGCGACGGCGATCGCGAAAATCCTCGGCGTGCCGAACAACGTGATTCGGACCACGCTTCGCGAGTTCCCCGGCCTGGAGCACCGGCTCGAGCGTGTGGAGACGGTGCGGGGGATCCACTTCATCAACGACTCGAAGGCGACCAACGTGGAGTCGGTTTATTACGCGCTGCAGAGTTTCGACGCGCCGATCGTCTGGATCGCCGGCGGCCGGCCGAAGAAACCGACCTTCGATACCCTTCGGGATCTGGTGGCGATTCACGTGCGCTCGATGGTGCTGATCGGCGAGGCGCGGCGGCTGCTCGAGGAGGCTTTCCCCGACGTGTCGGACCGTTACTACGCCGATTCGATGGAGCAGGCGGTGCGGATCGCCTACCGGGTCGCCCGGAAGGGGGACGTGGTCCTCCTATCGCCGGGATGCACCAGCTTCGACTGGTATCACGATTTCGAGGAGCGTGGCCGGGACTTCAAGAGCGAGGTCCGCGCCCTGGCGGAGAGGGAGAAGCATGACGAGGCGTGA